GTGGTGCCGCAACAAGTGAAGAATTCGCTGACTCGAGCTCGGCTTCGCCTCGCCACCACCCCAACCCCTCCTCTGAAGAGGAGGGGCTTTCTGTTTCTACTCCTCCACGACCTTGATCAACCGCCGCTCCACTGGCGCGAGCACATTGCTAAGGTCATGCCCACGCTTGAGCACCTGCCCGGCCTCGCCACGCAGCAACCATTGGCCCTGTCTGCGCTGTTGCGCGGGGCATTTCTCGATGCGGATTTCCGGCCGTTGTGAGGCATGGCGAAAGGCAGCGAAAATCGCGGTGTCGCGACCGAACTCAATGGCATAATCACGCCACTGTCCCGCAGCGACCATACGGCCATAGATATTGAGAATAGCGTTCAGCTCTTCGCGATGGAACACCGTCTGATGCGGCTGTTTGCCCGAAAGCGGGAGAACCGCGATATTGGAATGCGAACCGTTATGCGATGCTGTCATTCAGAACTACCAGCGCACATCAGGCCGATTTCTGATCCGAGCCAGTCTCAGGAGATTCGTCAAACAGATCCCCTTCAGCCTGACAGGGCGCTTCGGCGACTTCGGGCAATGCGCGCTTATTTTTGCCTTTGACATCGCGCTGATCCATCAGCTGTGCCAAACGTTTTTGCAGCTGCTCGATCTCGCATTGCAGGATTTCCAGCTTCTGCGTCGCCGGATCATAGACCTCGCTGCACGGCGTGCCATAGGGCATAAAATCTTTCTGATAGTCATCGGCGTCAACCGGCACCTGCCGCGCCCGGACGCCCACCATAGTTGCACCTTCAGGCACATCCTTGGTCACCACTGCATTGGCACCGACACGCGCCCTCGCGCCAACGGTGATCGGACCCAATATCTGCGCGCCCGAGCCAAGAATGGCACCGTCAGCGATGGTTGGGTGACGCTTGCCGCCCTGGCCATTGGTCGGATTGGTACCGCCGAGTGTCACGCATTGATAAATGGTCACATCATCGCCAATTTCCGCCGTCTCGCCAATCACGGTAAAGCCATGATCAATAAACAGATTTTTGCCGATGGTCGCGCCGGGATGGATATCAATCGCGGTCAGCATGCGGCCAATATGATTGATCAACCGGGCGAGGAAGAACAGATTGCCGCGGAACAGCCAGTGCGAAATGCGATAAAATCCGACCGCCCAAAGCCCGGGATAGGTCAAGATTTCCCATCTGGAACGCGGCGCAGGATCGCGCGAGGCGATGGATTCAAGATACTCATTCAGAGCGCGAAACATAAAACGCCCCTCCATTGGCAACGGGTCAAAGCCCTGACACTTCTGTGAATAATAGATACGGCATCCGAAGATTACCACTATTTTACAACAATTCCTTGTCAGGCAGCTGAATGGTCAACGCCCAAATAGGCTGAAAGTTTCGCCAAGCGACGCTCAACCCCCTCACCAATCAGGCTATCTTCCTCGCCGGCAACAATGATCGAAAGCCCCTTATCATCGCGCTGTAAATGGCTGTTCTGCAACAGATTATCATGACCGCCGCTAAAGCGTTGCCCCAAACGGATCGCTAGCCCCCAACCCGCGGCGCGCTCCAGCGCTTCAATGCTGCACAGCCGCTCGTCAGCGGTAAACGCTTCGACACCACCACCAAAATTGGTGAACAGGGCCTGGGCCAGCATCGCCCTGCCCGCGCCATCAACGCCAACCCAATTGCCATGCAGCGCGATCTCTAATGCTCGCTCCGAGCGGAAATCGGGATTGGCCTGCCAGCCAATATCGGCGAGATGGCAAGCAGCGAGAAACAGGCGCGCTTCTTCGTCAGAAAGATCAGGAAAGGCAGGCTTGAGCCAGTCAAACAGCTTTTGCCCATCCTGCCCGAAACGCGACTGGTAACGGCCAAAACGCCGGGTGGAATCGAGCAGAGGATCGACCGTCCGTATGTCCTCTGGCATGGCGCTGTAGATCAGCCCTTCGCGCAAGCCATAAGCCGACACAATGATATGCGCCGGTTGTAAAACCTCACAGGCGGCCTGCA
The sequence above is drawn from the Parasphingorhabdus sp. SCSIO 66989 genome and encodes:
- a CDS encoding DUF2794 domain-containing protein, translating into MTASHNGSHSNIAVLPLSGKQPHQTVFHREELNAILNIYGRMVAAGQWRDYAIEFGRDTAIFAAFRHASQRPEIRIEKCPAQQRRQGQWLLRGEAGQVLKRGHDLSNVLAPVERRLIKVVEE
- the epsC gene encoding serine O-acetyltransferase EpsC; this encodes MFRALNEYLESIASRDPAPRSRWEILTYPGLWAVGFYRISHWLFRGNLFFLARLINHIGRMLTAIDIHPGATIGKNLFIDHGFTVIGETAEIGDDVTIYQCVTLGGTNPTNGQGGKRHPTIADGAILGSGAQILGPITVGARARVGANAVVTKDVPEGATMVGVRARQVPVDADDYQKDFMPYGTPCSEVYDPATQKLEILQCEIEQLQKRLAQLMDQRDVKGKNKRALPEVAEAPCQAEGDLFDESPETGSDQKSA